In Mytilus galloprovincialis chromosome 1, xbMytGall1.hap1.1, whole genome shotgun sequence, the following are encoded in one genomic region:
- the LOC143062540 gene encoding uncharacterized protein LOC143062540, whose protein sequence is MKKSAVKPREYKYTKVKAIQPNSTVDVYGVVKFLKQPFKTRGRDYCMVVSLVDQTCGEDEKLKCLLFNNEPAKLPELNIGDIVRFHRLKISMFKNEVQGQSGPGFSWLVFSSKQDSSIDPTSSLSPNYTFTDSDKQKIEDLRTWIGDKDEFVVKCKTTKLENIIPQMYFDFVCQVVSTCYFENDHCLVLRVWDGTVTIYQLRKFEFDEEQLPSCDQELLKKADGFTVDISLYDDHCDKAKEHIKPGDFIKLINLHAAVYKTANTVSTDIPTLELILHRGNSFGRGCVPADDKILEEHLQSISNLTKTKTSEKSNKKEKTVKISDENPERVIDNSQKPSTSKYNNQTSPVGPHKSSGLKRPNPFAELLNNSGSNDNIDAVTSTSIDEQKSYKEKDQKSSGENDIENQQMDIDVHDQRENVNSSQTYSSSGSRCMQQTVTVILGHPLVKVSKIKDVLHGDVPYKFRIMGHIEDYFPHSKTASGFLKLLCKTCNYLCPVPEKGKSDSLSLQKKHGGINHYFCPKCEEGKSDLEKSRRTDSILEYIYMLRMKVTDETGSLIIILCTSEAVTFFRDVEPIDLLSKESLWHEVCDELDQLCSSDRPLFECCIKSYKVGQQTKYQIFDTCLV, encoded by the exons ATGAAGAAATCAGCAGTGAAACCAAGAGAGTATAAGTATACCAAGGTGAAGGCCATTCAGCCAAATTCCACAGTAGATGTTTATGGCGTTGTCAAATTTCTAAAGCAACCTTTCAAAACAAGAGGGAGAG aCTATTGTATGGTAGTGAGTTTGGTGGACCAGACCTGTGGAGAAGATGAAAAACTGAAATGTTTGTTATTCAATAATGAACCTGCCAAATTACCAGAATTGAACATAGGCGATATTGTCAGATTTCATAGACTAAAG ATTTCTATGTTTAAAAATGAGGTGCAGGGACAGAGTGGTCCTGGATTTTCTTGGCTTGTATTTTCCAGCAAGCAAGATTCATCTATAGATCCTACTTCATCTCTTTCACCAAACTACACATTTACTGATTCAGACAAGCAAAAG ATAGAAGATTTAAGGACCTGGATTGGGGACAAAGATGAATTTGTAGTAAAATGTAAGACTACCAAACTAGAAAACATCATTCCACAAATGTATTTTGACTTTGTGTGTCAG GTTGTTTCTACCTGCTACTTTGAAAATGACCATTGCCTGGTTTTGAGAGTTTGGGATGGAACAGTAACAATATA TCAGCTAAGAAAGTTTGAATTTGACGAAGAACAGTTGCCTTCTTGTGACCAAGAATTGTTGAAGAAGGCTGATGGATTTACAGTAGACATTTCACTTTATGATGATCATTGTGACAAGGCAAAGGAACATATAAAG ccaggagattttataaaattgatcaATCTACATGCTGCTGTGTATAAAACTGCCAACACAGTTTCCACAGACATTCCAACGTTAGAACTTATCTTACACAGAGGAAATTCATTTGGGAGAGGCTGTGTGCCTGCTGATGATAAAATATTGGAAGAACACTTGCAAAGTATAAgtaatttaacaaagactaaaacaagtgaaaaatctaacaaaaaagaaaagacagTTAAAATTTCTGATGAAAATCCAGAAAGAGTGATTGACAACTCCCAAAAACCATCAACATCTAAATATAACAACCAAACCTCCCCAGTAGGACCGCATAAGTCTTCTGGATTAAAAAGACCCAACCCTTTCGCGGAATTACTCAATAATAGCGGTAGCAATGATAATATCGATGCTGTTACTTCTACTTCTATTGATGAACAAAAGTCATATAAAGAAAAAGATCAAAAGTCAAGTGGTGAAAATGATATTGAAAATCAACAGATGGACATTGATGTACATGATCAGAGAGAGAATGTTAACTCATCACAAACTTATTCAAGTAGTGGATCACGTTGTATGCAGCAGACAGTCACAGTCATACTGGGTCATCCCCTTGTCAAGGTCTCTAAGATCAAAGATGTTCTCCATGGTGATGTTCCTTATAAATTTAGAATTATGGGACACATTGAAGACTATTTCCCTCATTCTAAAACAGCTTCAGGATTTCTCAAATTACTTTGTAAAACTTGCAATTATCTTTGTCCTGTTCCTGAGAAAGGAAAATCAGACTCTTTGTCTTTACAGAAAAAGCATGGTGGGATTAACCATTATTTTTGTCCTAAATGTGAAGAAGGGAAATCAGATCTAGAGAAAAGCAGGAGAACAGACAGTATTTTAGAATACATTTACATGTTAAGAATGAAAGTGACTGATGAAACAGGGagtttaattattatattatgtaCAAGTGAAGCTGTAACATTTTTCCGCGATGTTGAACCAATAGACTTGTTGTCAAAGGAAAGTTTGTGGCATGAGGTCTGCGATGAGTTGGACCAGTTGTGTTCTTCAGATAGACCATTGTTTGAATGTTGCATCAAATCTTATAAAGTTGGACAACAAactaaatatcaaatatttgacaCATGTCTTGTTTGA